In Streptomyces sp. NBC_00448, the following are encoded in one genomic region:
- a CDS encoding N-acyl-D-amino-acid deacylase family protein, whose translation MELVVRGARVVDGSGGDSYRADVGVVGGRITEIRRERDSGARLGGRLVVDADGLALAPGFIDMHAHSDLAVLEDPAHEAKAAQGVTLEVLGQDGLSYAPVDDVTLKELRTQIAGWNGPGADAEFTWRSVGDYLDRLDQGIAVNAAYLVPQGTVRAMVMGWADRPPTEIELDRMKEEVARGLAEGAVGMSSGLTYTPGMYASDGELTELCRVVAAYDGYYCPHHRSYGAGALTAYEEMLALARASGCALHLAHATMNFDENTGRAPELLALLDRALDTGVDVTLDTYPYTPGCTTLVALLPSWAAEGGPEATLARLRDDTAAEAIRRALELEGSDGCHGVPVDWSTIEISGVTDPALSPRIGTRVDGWPTARRLLLDDCLGTTILQHVGDESNVRTIMGHRAHTAGSDGILRGAKPHPRAYGTFPAYLGHYVRELGILTLEECVAHLSGRPAARLRLPDRGLVRTGYRADLVLFDPDTVAAGATFERPRTLPTGIPYVLVDGRFVMADGRRTGVLAGRSVRRSPARGGRRG comes from the coding sequence ATGGAGCTGGTGGTACGCGGGGCGCGGGTGGTGGACGGGTCGGGCGGCGACTCCTACCGGGCCGACGTCGGGGTGGTCGGCGGGCGGATCACGGAGATCCGGCGGGAGCGGGACAGCGGGGCGCGGCTCGGCGGGCGGCTCGTGGTGGACGCGGACGGGCTGGCGCTGGCCCCGGGCTTCATCGACATGCACGCGCACAGCGACCTCGCGGTGCTGGAGGACCCCGCGCACGAGGCGAAGGCCGCCCAGGGCGTCACCCTGGAGGTGCTGGGGCAGGACGGCCTGTCGTACGCCCCGGTCGACGACGTCACCCTCAAGGAGCTGCGCACCCAGATCGCCGGGTGGAACGGTCCTGGCGCCGACGCGGAGTTCACCTGGCGCAGCGTGGGCGACTACCTGGACCGGCTGGACCAGGGCATCGCGGTGAACGCCGCCTACCTGGTGCCGCAGGGCACCGTACGGGCGATGGTGATGGGCTGGGCGGACCGGCCGCCGACGGAGATCGAGCTGGACCGGATGAAGGAGGAGGTCGCGCGCGGCCTCGCCGAGGGCGCCGTCGGGATGTCCTCCGGCCTCACCTACACCCCGGGGATGTACGCCTCCGACGGCGAACTGACCGAGCTGTGCCGGGTGGTGGCGGCCTACGACGGCTACTACTGCCCGCACCACCGGTCGTACGGCGCCGGCGCGCTGACCGCGTACGAGGAGATGCTCGCGCTCGCCCGCGCCTCGGGGTGCGCCCTGCACCTGGCGCACGCCACGATGAACTTCGACGAGAACACCGGCCGCGCCCCCGAGCTGCTGGCCCTGCTCGACCGCGCCCTGGACACGGGCGTCGACGTCACCCTCGACACGTATCCGTACACCCCGGGCTGCACCACGCTGGTCGCGCTGCTGCCGAGCTGGGCCGCGGAGGGCGGTCCGGAGGCGACCCTCGCCCGGCTGCGGGACGACACCGCGGCCGAGGCCATCCGCCGCGCCCTGGAGCTCGAGGGCTCCGACGGCTGCCACGGGGTGCCCGTCGACTGGTCCACCATCGAGATCTCGGGCGTCACCGACCCCGCCCTGTCCCCCCGCATCGGCACCCGCGTGGACGGCTGGCCCACCGCCCGCCGGCTCCTGCTCGACGATTGCCTGGGCACCACGATCCTGCAGCACGTCGGCGACGAGTCCAACGTCCGTACGATCATGGGCCACCGCGCACACACCGCGGGCTCCGACGGCATCCTGCGCGGCGCCAAACCGCACCCCCGCGCCTACGGCACCTTCCCGGCCTATCTCGGCCACTACGTCAGGGAGTTGGGCATCCTCACGCTGGAGGAGTGCGTCGCGCACCTGAGCGGGCGGCCCGCGGCCCGGCTGCGGCTGCCCGACCGCGGCCTGGTCCGCACCGGCTACCGCGCCGACCTGGTCCTCTTCGACCCGGACACGGTCGCGGCCGGCGCCACCTTCGAGCGCCCGCGCACCTTGCCGACGGGCATTCCGTACGTGCTGGTGGACGGCCGGTTCGTGATGGCCGACGGCCGGCGTACGGGGGTGCTCGCCGGGCGCTCGGTGCGCAGGTCGCCGGCGCGCGGCGGCCGGCGCGGGTGA
- a CDS encoding alanine racemase produces MDIDERIAALDAERIDHRFKALPPDAEGLTVGELAAQRRSLFDGGFGTPLLVLSEEALEHNLAALEEYTDKYGLVFAPHGKTSMAPQLFARQLAHGAWGITLAVPHQVRVARAFGVPRIFLANELVDAAALRWIGAELDADPDFQLITYVDSLRGVELMDAALRAAGVRRQLDVVVELGAGQGARTGVRTDREAEAVAAAVSAAGTLRLVGVAGYEGEVPAADPERVRAYLRRLVALAETLDRAGRFADATQIVVSAGGSAWFDAVAEVFAEVPELSRPVLRLLRSGAYVTHDDDHYRRITPFNRVPDDGDLQPAFRLWAQVVSRPAPDQAFLNAGKRDAPYDLGLPTPRTVRSARDGAVRTAPEGLEVVKLSDQHAWLSVPPEDGLEVGDWVALGVSHPCTTFDKWVLIPVARADGTVTSYVRTFF; encoded by the coding sequence ATGGACATCGACGAGCGGATCGCGGCACTGGACGCCGAGCGGATCGACCATCGCTTCAAGGCGCTTCCGCCGGACGCCGAGGGGCTGACCGTGGGCGAGCTGGCCGCGCAGCGCCGCAGCCTGTTCGACGGCGGCTTCGGCACGCCGCTGCTCGTGCTGTCCGAGGAGGCTCTGGAGCACAACCTGGCCGCGCTGGAGGAGTACACGGACAAGTACGGCCTGGTCTTCGCGCCGCATGGCAAGACCTCCATGGCGCCGCAGCTCTTCGCCCGCCAACTCGCCCACGGCGCTTGGGGGATCACCCTGGCCGTGCCGCACCAGGTGCGGGTGGCAAGGGCGTTCGGGGTGCCGCGGATCTTCCTCGCCAACGAGCTGGTCGACGCTGCCGCGCTGCGCTGGATCGGCGCCGAGCTGGACGCCGACCCTGACTTCCAACTCATCACCTACGTCGACTCGTTGCGCGGGGTCGAGCTGATGGACGCGGCGCTGCGCGCGGCCGGCGTACGGCGGCAGCTGGACGTCGTGGTCGAACTCGGCGCCGGGCAGGGCGCGCGGACCGGGGTGCGCACCGACCGCGAGGCCGAGGCGGTCGCGGCGGCGGTGTCGGCGGCCGGCACGCTGCGGCTGGTGGGCGTGGCCGGGTACGAGGGCGAGGTGCCCGCGGCCGATCCGGAGCGGGTACGGGCCTACCTGCGCCGGCTGGTGGCGCTCGCCGAAACGCTCGACCGGGCCGGCCGGTTCGCGGACGCCACCCAGATCGTGGTGAGCGCGGGCGGCTCCGCGTGGTTCGACGCGGTCGCCGAAGTCTTCGCGGAGGTACCGGAGTTGTCCCGTCCGGTGCTCCGGCTGCTGCGCTCGGGGGCGTACGTCACCCACGACGACGACCACTACCGGCGGATCACGCCCTTCAACCGGGTGCCGGACGACGGCGACCTTCAGCCCGCCTTCCGGCTGTGGGCGCAGGTCGTCTCCCGGCCCGCACCGGACCAGGCGTTCCTCAACGCGGGCAAGCGGGACGCCCCTTACGACCTCGGGCTGCCGACGCCCCGCACGGTCCGCTCGGCCCGCGACGGCGCGGTGCGCACCGCGCCCGAGGGGCTGGAGGTGGTCAAACTCTCCGACCAGCACGCCTGGTTGAGCGTTCCGCCCGAGGACGGCCTGGAGGTCGGCGACTGGGTCGCGCTCGGCGTGTCCCACCCCTGCACCACGTTCGACAAGTGGGTGCTCATCCCGGTCGCCCGAGCGGACGGCACGGTCACGTCCTACGTCCGCACGTTCTTCTGA
- a CDS encoding sugar kinase, protein MVTFVPSRPGPLADVPSFHRAIGGAESNVACTLARAGHTTSWVSRVGADGFGDHLVDTIAAAGVDVGAVQRDPRRPTGVYFRTAQERATTAAGPSERAEVVYYRKGSAASALSPALVRRSDVWAGRVLHLTGITGALSASCRALMARLTHREPGRPLVSFDVNHRPALWHDADPWQLAELARGCDLVFVGEDEAQAAWGLPDADAVRAALPEPAMLVVKQGAAGATVFTSAGAELPEGLGDLGDLSALGVLDGSSGAGGSGGPGGDSGRGGVRLQVPAPAVDVVAHVGAGDAFAAGFLSATLRGLPLRDRMRHGHLLAAAALTVADDLAVPPDRARTDALAALDDAAWGRLRLGPGWTRDAGGEVPG, encoded by the coding sequence ATGGTCACCTTCGTACCCTCCCGGCCGGGACCGCTCGCCGACGTCCCCTCCTTCCACCGTGCCATCGGCGGCGCCGAGTCCAACGTGGCCTGCACGCTCGCCCGCGCCGGGCACACCACGAGCTGGGTGAGCCGGGTCGGCGCGGACGGTTTCGGCGACCACCTGGTGGACACCATCGCCGCGGCCGGGGTGGATGTCGGCGCGGTGCAGCGCGACCCGCGCCGGCCCACCGGCGTCTACTTCCGCACCGCGCAGGAGCGCGCCACGACGGCGGCCGGGCCGTCCGAGCGCGCCGAGGTCGTCTACTACCGCAAGGGCTCGGCTGCCTCCGCGCTGTCGCCCGCGCTGGTCCGCCGGAGCGACGTGTGGGCCGGCCGGGTGCTGCACCTGACCGGCATCACCGGTGCGCTCTCCGCGAGCTGCCGCGCCCTGATGGCCCGCCTCACCCACCGCGAACCGGGCCGCCCGCTGGTCTCCTTCGACGTCAACCACCGCCCGGCGCTGTGGCACGACGCCGACCCGTGGCAGCTCGCCGAACTGGCCCGCGGCTGCGACCTGGTCTTCGTCGGAGAGGACGAGGCGCAGGCGGCGTGGGGCCTGCCGGACGCGGACGCGGTACGGGCCGCGCTGCCGGAACCGGCGATGCTCGTGGTCAAGCAGGGCGCGGCCGGGGCGACGGTGTTCACGTCCGCGGGGGCGGAGCTGCCGGAGGGGCTGGGGGATCTGGGGGACCTGAGCGCCCTGGGTGTCCTGGACGGTTCGAGCGGCGCGGGCGGTTCGGGCGGGCCTGGCGGTGATTCGGGGCGGGGCGGCGTCCGGCTCCAGGTGCCGGCGCCCGCCGTGGACGTGGTCGCGCACGTCGGCGCGGGTGACGCCTTCGCCGCCGGGTTCCTGTCCGCGACGCTGCGCGGGCTGCCGCTGCGGGACCGGATGCGGCACGGCCACCTGCTGGCCGCCGCCGCGCTGACCGTCGCCGACGACCTGGCGGTTCCGCCGGACCGGGCCCGTACCGACGCGTTGGCCGCGCTGGACGACGCCGCATGGGGCAGACTGCGGCTGGGCCCGGGGTGGACGCGGGACGCGGGCGGAGAGGTGCCGGGATGA
- a CDS encoding IclR family transcriptional regulator, which produces MSQTVDRALSILPLLAEGPAGLEQVATRLDVHKSTALRLLRTLHEHGLVYRQQDQRYRLGARLFALAQQAVEALDIREIAHPHLAALNERTGHTVHLAVYEQGEVVYIDKVDSRYPVRMYSRVGRPVAITVAAVAKLLLADLPEPERRAVAERLDYPRYTARSTPDAAAFLAELARVREQGWASDLGGHEESINCVGAPIHGPDGRVCAAMSLSAPNVVVGADELLRLRPLILRTAHAVGEELCGRHGSGRDEYEEPDGRDRPDGSDRPDDAAHLADHHDADHD; this is translated from the coding sequence ATGAGCCAGACCGTGGACCGGGCGCTGAGCATCCTGCCGCTGCTCGCCGAGGGGCCGGCCGGGCTCGAACAGGTCGCCACCCGGCTCGACGTGCACAAGTCGACCGCGCTGCGGCTGCTGCGCACCCTGCACGAACACGGCCTGGTCTACCGCCAGCAGGACCAGCGCTACCGGCTCGGCGCGCGGCTGTTCGCGCTCGCCCAGCAGGCCGTCGAGGCGCTGGACATCCGGGAGATCGCCCACCCGCACCTGGCCGCGCTCAACGAACGCACCGGCCACACCGTGCACCTGGCGGTGTACGAGCAGGGCGAAGTGGTCTACATCGACAAGGTGGACAGCCGCTACCCGGTGCGGATGTACTCCCGGGTCGGCCGCCCGGTCGCCATCACGGTGGCCGCCGTCGCCAAGCTGCTCCTCGCCGACCTGCCGGAGCCCGAGCGGCGGGCGGTCGCCGAACGGCTGGACTACCCGCGCTACACCGCCCGTTCGACGCCGGACGCGGCCGCGTTCCTCGCCGAGCTGGCGCGGGTGCGCGAGCAGGGCTGGGCGAGCGACCTCGGCGGCCACGAGGAGTCCATCAACTGCGTCGGCGCGCCGATCCACGGCCCGGACGGCCGGGTCTGCGCCGCGATGTCGCTGTCCGCGCCCAACGTGGTGGTCGGCGCAGACGAGTTGCTGCGGCTACGCCCGCTGATCCTGCGTACCGCACACGCGGTGGGCGAGGAACTGTGCGGCAGGCACGGGAGCGGACGCGACGAGTACGAAGAGCCCGACGGACGCGACCGCCCCGATGGGAGCGACCGCCCCGACGACGCCGCGCACCTCGCGGACCACCACGACGCGGACCACGACTGA
- a CDS encoding RidA family protein gives MSDQPETGTDRLPRLTKTAITPPTHTAPPAKFSHGVRKGNILQVAGQVGFLPAVEGQAPTPAGPTLREQTLQTLENVHSVLTAGGASWEDVVMVRVYLTDTAHFAELNDLYNAYFADLEQPPAARTTVYVGLPAGLLIEIDALAVLG, from the coding sequence ATGAGCGACCAGCCCGAGACCGGCACCGACCGGCTTCCGCGCCTGACCAAGACCGCGATCACCCCGCCCACGCACACCGCGCCCCCGGCGAAGTTCTCGCACGGCGTCCGCAAGGGCAACATCCTCCAGGTCGCCGGCCAGGTCGGCTTCCTGCCCGCCGTCGAGGGCCAGGCCCCGACCCCGGCCGGCCCGACCCTGCGCGAGCAGACGCTCCAGACCCTGGAGAACGTCCACTCCGTGCTGACCGCCGGCGGCGCGAGCTGGGAGGACGTGGTGATGGTGCGGGTCTACCTCACCGACACCGCGCACTTCGCCGAGCTGAACGACCTCTACAACGCCTACTTCGCCGACCTGGAGCAGCCGCCCGCGGCCCGCACGACGGTCTACGTCGGCCTGCCCGCCGGCCTGCTGATCGAGATCGACGCGCTGGCCGTACTGGGCTGA
- a CDS encoding chitinase has translation MIGSGVALVTEGAASAATTNLVANSGFESGLSGWTCSAGSGAAVSTPVHSGSSALKATPSGSDTAQCQQTISVQPNSAYTLSAWVQGSYVYLGATGTGGTDPSTWTPSASSYSQLSVDFTTGASTTSVTVYTHGWYGQPAYYADDVTLSGPGGTATTPPTTPPTTPPTTPPTTPPTSPPAGDLPKHAVTGYWQDFSNGATVQTIAQVQNQYDIIAVAFATATTTPGAVSFSLDPSLNYSEAQFKADIAAKQAAGKKVVISVGGQDGTISVRDSASATNFANSVYTLMQTYGFNGVDIDLENGIDPTYMSQALHSLSAKAGSGLIITMAPQTIDMLSPSSDYLATALNIKDILTVVNTQYYNSGSMNGCDGGVYSEGTVDFITTLACTAIQAGLDPSQVGIGTPASTSAAGSGYVSPSVVDNALDCLASGTNCGTFHPSAKWPTIRGAMTWSTNWDASNGNSWSNTVGAHVHAMS, from the coding sequence GTGATCGGCTCCGGCGTCGCGCTCGTCACGGAGGGCGCCGCCTCCGCCGCCACCACCAATCTGGTGGCCAACTCCGGCTTCGAGAGCGGCCTTTCCGGCTGGACCTGCTCCGCCGGCAGCGGTGCGGCCGTCTCCACCCCGGTGCACTCCGGGTCGAGCGCGCTGAAGGCCACCCCGTCCGGCAGCGACACCGCCCAGTGCCAGCAGACCATCAGCGTGCAGCCCAACTCCGCCTACACGCTGAGCGCGTGGGTGCAGGGGTCGTACGTCTACCTCGGCGCGACCGGCACCGGCGGCACCGACCCGTCCACCTGGACGCCGAGCGCCTCCTCCTACTCCCAGCTCAGCGTCGACTTCACCACCGGCGCGAGCACCACCTCGGTGACCGTCTACACGCACGGCTGGTACGGCCAACCCGCCTACTACGCCGACGATGTCACCCTGTCCGGCCCGGGCGGCACCGCGACCACCCCGCCGACCACGCCCCCGACGACGCCGCCCACCACTCCCCCCACCACGCCGCCGACCAGCCCGCCGGCCGGCGACCTGCCCAAGCACGCGGTGACCGGGTACTGGCAGGACTTCTCCAACGGCGCGACCGTGCAGACCATCGCGCAGGTGCAGAACCAGTACGACATCATCGCCGTGGCCTTCGCGACCGCCACCACCACGCCCGGCGCGGTCAGCTTCTCCCTGGACCCCTCGCTCAACTACAGCGAGGCGCAGTTCAAGGCGGACATCGCCGCCAAGCAGGCGGCGGGCAAGAAGGTGGTCATCTCCGTCGGCGGGCAGGACGGCACCATCTCGGTGCGCGACTCCGCCTCGGCGACGAACTTCGCCAACAGCGTCTACACCCTGATGCAGACGTACGGCTTCAACGGCGTGGACATCGACCTGGAGAACGGGATCGACCCGACCTACATGTCGCAGGCGCTGCACAGCCTCAGCGCGAAGGCGGGCTCCGGGCTGATCATCACGATGGCGCCGCAGACCATCGACATGCTGTCGCCGTCCAGTGACTACCTGGCCACCGCGCTGAACATCAAGGACATCCTCACCGTCGTCAACACGCAGTACTACAACAGCGGTTCGATGAACGGCTGCGACGGCGGGGTCTACAGCGAGGGCACCGTGGACTTCATCACCACGCTGGCCTGCACCGCGATCCAGGCCGGGCTCGACCCGTCCCAGGTCGGCATCGGCACCCCCGCCTCCACCAGCGCGGCCGGCTCCGGATACGTCTCGCCGTCGGTGGTCGACAACGCGCTCGACTGCCTTGCCAGCGGCACCAACTGCGGCACCTTCCACCCGTCGGCCAAGTGGCCCACCATTCGCGGCGCCATGACCTGGTCCACGAACTGGGACGCCTCCAACGGGAATTCCTGGTCCAACACGGTGGGCGCCCACGTCCACGCGATGTCGTAG
- the cpaB gene encoding Flp pilus assembly protein CpaB, producing MNSRQRRGVVLLVVSVVCAVAAFAGVLAVVSNARSQVGQKVTAYELSSDVPAYTALDSSKVHRISMPKRWLPDTAVRDLGEFQGKIAAVPLKKGSLLESDMVAARPELKPGQMEIAIMIDAETGVAGKITPGARVNIFATFAGRKDTDPDVSKIIVAGAQVLDVGQIKAFDKNEDAQRLSEEGVPITFALDAQDAQRVAYAESFAEHVRLALVAPGDTAAPPDSDRTYTLSGDTSAASTSGAAR from the coding sequence ATGAACTCACGTCAGCGCCGTGGCGTCGTCCTCCTGGTGGTCTCCGTGGTCTGCGCGGTGGCCGCCTTCGCCGGGGTGCTCGCCGTCGTCAGCAACGCCCGCTCCCAGGTGGGCCAGAAGGTGACGGCGTACGAACTGTCGTCGGACGTGCCCGCGTACACCGCGCTGGACTCCTCCAAGGTGCACCGGATATCGATGCCGAAACGGTGGCTGCCGGACACCGCTGTCCGCGACCTCGGCGAGTTCCAGGGGAAGATCGCCGCGGTGCCGCTGAAGAAGGGCTCGCTGCTGGAGTCCGACATGGTCGCCGCCCGGCCCGAACTCAAGCCCGGGCAGATGGAGATCGCCATCATGATCGACGCGGAGACCGGCGTCGCGGGCAAGATCACCCCCGGCGCCCGGGTGAACATCTTCGCCACCTTCGCCGGCCGCAAGGACACCGACCCCGACGTCTCGAAGATCATCGTGGCCGGCGCGCAGGTCCTCGACGTCGGCCAGATCAAGGCGTTCGACAAGAACGAGGACGCGCAGCGGCTGTCCGAGGAAGGCGTCCCGATCACCTTCGCGCTCGATGCCCAGGACGCCCAACGCGTCGCGTACGCCGAGTCGTTCGCGGAACACGTCCGGCTCGCCCTGGTCGCCCCCGGTGACACCGCGGCCCCGCCGGACAGCGACCGCACCTACACGCTCTCCGGCGACACGTCGGCGGCGTCCACGTCGGGAGCCGCGCGATGA
- a CDS encoding AAA family ATPase has translation MTVRILAGTADADAARALVGLLGQLPGAEPAPALPNSTALLDALARAAEAGVDELPEVVVVHDLIGPMPALDLVRDVALRFPAVGVVLLTADPSPAMLASAMNSGARGVIGMPLAYDELGARVEAAASWAEGVRRHLAPGRAALPAVAGGTLVAVAGAKGGVGTTVIAVQLALAAHASGRSTALVDLDLQGGDVASYLDVQFRRSIADLADIADVSSRVLNDAMYVHESGLALLLAPADGERGEDVTDRAARLVLTALRQRYEVVVVDCGTQVTSANAVAVETADTAVLVTTPDVVAVRAAKRMVRMWDRLQIRKPQDTTAAVNRHTRGSEIQPSLIGRITGSRIAESAIPAGFRELQPVIDAGRLHDLDARSTVRTGIWTLAGELGLVTGATLPAGRSGKRLRRADRDRGQVTLETLGMTPVILITLILVWQAVLAGYTFTLAGNAADQAARAAAVGADYRAAAASDLPGAWASDMQGPTADRSQDGQVSVTLGLKVPVLFPGAIDFPVTVHGHASTVDETAGEGTTP, from the coding sequence ATGACCGTACGCATCCTCGCCGGCACCGCCGACGCCGACGCCGCCCGCGCGCTGGTCGGGCTGCTCGGCCAGCTCCCGGGCGCCGAGCCCGCCCCCGCCCTGCCCAACTCCACCGCGCTGCTCGACGCCCTCGCCCGGGCCGCCGAGGCGGGCGTCGACGAACTGCCCGAAGTCGTCGTCGTGCACGACCTGATCGGGCCGATGCCCGCGCTCGACCTGGTGCGGGACGTGGCGCTGCGCTTCCCCGCGGTCGGCGTGGTGCTGCTCACCGCCGACCCGAGCCCGGCGATGCTGGCCTCCGCGATGAACTCCGGCGCCCGCGGGGTGATCGGAATGCCGCTCGCCTACGACGAGTTGGGCGCCCGAGTGGAGGCCGCCGCGTCCTGGGCGGAGGGGGTGCGCCGGCACCTCGCGCCGGGCCGGGCCGCGCTGCCCGCCGTCGCCGGCGGCACCCTGGTCGCGGTGGCCGGCGCCAAGGGCGGTGTCGGCACCACCGTCATCGCCGTCCAACTAGCCCTGGCCGCACACGCGTCGGGCCGCTCCACCGCCCTGGTCGACCTCGACCTGCAGGGCGGCGACGTCGCCTCGTACCTCGACGTCCAGTTCCGCCGCTCCATCGCCGACCTGGCCGACATCGCCGACGTCTCCTCGCGCGTTCTGAACGACGCGATGTACGTCCACGAGTCCGGGCTGGCGCTGCTGCTCGCCCCCGCCGACGGCGAGCGCGGCGAGGACGTCACCGACCGTGCCGCCCGCCTGGTGCTGACCGCCCTGCGGCAGCGGTACGAAGTGGTCGTCGTCGACTGCGGCACCCAGGTCACCAGTGCCAACGCGGTCGCCGTCGAGACCGCCGACACCGCCGTGCTGGTCACCACCCCCGACGTCGTCGCCGTGCGCGCCGCCAAGCGGATGGTGCGGATGTGGGACCGGCTGCAGATCCGCAAGCCCCAGGACACCACCGCCGCGGTGAACCGGCACACCCGGGGCAGCGAGATCCAGCCCTCGCTGATCGGCCGGATCACCGGCTCCAGGATCGCCGAGTCCGCCATCCCGGCCGGCTTCCGCGAACTCCAGCCCGTCATCGACGCGGGGCGGCTGCACGACCTCGACGCGCGCTCCACCGTACGCACCGGAATCTGGACGCTGGCGGGGGAGCTGGGCCTGGTCACCGGCGCGACGCTGCCGGCCGGGCGGTCCGGGAAGCGGCTGCGCCGGGCCGACCGCGACCGAGGCCAGGTCACCCTGGAGACGCTGGGCATGACGCCGGTCATCCTGATCACCCTCATCCTGGTCTGGCAGGCCGTGCTGGCCGGCTACACCTTCACCCTCGCGGGCAACGCCGCCGACCAGGCCGCCCGCGCCGCCGCCGTCGGCGCCGACTACCGTGCGGCCGCGGCCAGTGACCTCCCCGGCGCCTGGGCCTCCGACATGCAGGGCCCCACCGCCGACCGCTCCCAGGACGGCCAGGTCTCCGTCACCCTCGGCCTCAAGGTCCCCGTCCTGTTCCCCGGCGCCATCGACTTCCCCGTCACCGTGCACGGCCACGCGAGCACCGTGGACGAGACGGCCGGCGAGGGGACCACGCCATGA
- a CDS encoding TadE/TadG family type IV pilus assembly protein — MTTRRERHGERHVRPSRGRTTERRRGRTGERYRGRIGGRRPAGQASLEYLGMLPFLLLIALAGIQLGIAAYCGSQAGTAARTAARTAALPDPRGGIDAGARAGEAAVSGWVHPDIGWPVNDAQSVTAEATVDIPSVLPGVHLFGPVHRDATMPKEDWTP, encoded by the coding sequence ATGACGACGCGGCGGGAGCGGCACGGCGAGCGGCACGTCAGGCCGTCCCGGGGGCGGACGACCGAGCGGCGCCGGGGGCGGACGGGCGAGCGGTACCGCGGGCGGATCGGCGGGCGGCGCCCGGCCGGCCAGGCATCCCTGGAATACCTCGGCATGCTGCCGTTCCTGCTGCTCATCGCGCTCGCCGGCATCCAGCTCGGCATCGCCGCCTACTGCGGCTCGCAGGCCGGCACCGCGGCGCGGACCGCCGCACGTACCGCGGCGCTGCCCGACCCGCGGGGAGGCATCGACGCCGGCGCCCGGGCGGGCGAGGCCGCGGTCAGCGGCTGGGTCCACCCGGACATCGGATGGCCGGTGAACGACGCGCAGAGCGTCACCGCGGAGGCCACCGTGGACATCCCGTCCGTGCTGCCCGGCGTGCACCTGTTCGGGCCGGTGCACCGCGACGCGACCATGCCGAAGGAGGACTGGACGCCATGA